The following proteins come from a genomic window of Zonotrichia leucophrys gambelii isolate GWCS_2022_RI chromosome 4, RI_Zleu_2.0, whole genome shotgun sequence:
- the IL15 gene encoding interleukin-15 has protein sequence MLGMAQNSAGALSRLPSQKTHLKSICLQYLLLNSHCFCLLKNGMGLIIFFLCAYVPKTEAGRCKWEEVLQDLQAIKTSKDIDVSLYTASADEDEECQELVMRCFFLETEVIFQECRIKNCSKTQDVWNIWKNGNDSFEKNKLASTKSEKCKECEEYEEKNFTEFVQNFEKVIQRDCKHWSKRHKLVKNILT, from the exons ATGCTGGGGATGGCACAAAACTCTGCTGGAGCACTGAGCAGGCTGCCGAGCCAG AAAACACACCTGAAAAGTATTTGTCTGCAGTATCTGCTTCTGAACAGCCActgcttttgccttttaaaGAATGGAATGGGACTAATCATCTTCTTCCTATG TGCTTATGTTCCAAAGACAGAAGCAGGACGCTGCAAGTGGGAAGAAGTTCTGCAGGATTTGCAAGCCATCAAGACATCCAAA GACATTGATGTGAGTTTATACACTGCCAGTGCAGATGAGGAT gaagaatGCCAGGAACTTGTAATGAGGTGCTTTTTCTTAGAGACAGAAGTGATATTTCAAGAATGTCGTATCAAAAATTGTAGTAAAACACAGGATGTGTGGAACatttggaaaaatgggaatgacagctttgaaaaaaataag ttggcttccacaaaatcagaaaaatgcaaagaatgtgaagaatatgaagaaaaaaattttacagaATTTGTACAAAATTTTGAAAAGGTTATACAAAGGGATTGCAAACACTGGTCAAAAAGACATAAACTGGTAAAGAATATTCTTACATGA